AGTGGGAAAAGAGGCGAGAGGTGAGCGGCGAGCGGCCATGGGCCAGCGCGAATCGCGGTTTCCATTCGCGTCCATTCGCGTCCATTCGCGGTTGGGCTGACTCTTTCGGGATCATGACGAAGTCTGTACGGCCGCGACATCTTGCCGCGTTTGAATCCGCAGGGTCCCCCGCGGCAGGATGAGCACGCCTTCGGCGATCAGGAACAGCAGCATGCCAAAAAGAAAGAAGCGCCAGAATTCGCTTTGCAGTTGCTCGCTCGCATTCGGGGTTTCCTGAAACAGATGAAACGGCACGCCCTCGAACAATCGCTGCGCGTCCGCCATTTCCAAAATTCCGGGCTCATCCTCGGTCACCGGCCGGTTGACCGCCACCATCCGGTCTCCCGCCCGATAGACGCCGGCTTGCGTGCGAATGTCTTTGGCAGCCGCCGTGTCGATGGCGGTCCACCGCCGCGCTTGATCTGCCGGACTGAGTTCGCCGCACACCAGGGAGGCGTGCTGCTGGAGCCGGCGGTTTCCGGTCTGCATCAACCGCTGCAGCATCGGCACCAGCACCGGCCCGTCGCTCAACCCGGACCACTCCCGATTCGGAGACGAGGCGCAAAAATAGAGTTCGCCTCGTCCCAGAGTCTGGCGTGAGAGAAACGGCGCTCCCTCTTCGAATGTCGCCAGCACGTTCTTGGCTCCGGTAACGGTCTGGCGGCGCAGGAACGGGACTTTCGACAGGGGCAAGCTCAGGCCTTCGTCCGTTTTCGCCAGCGGACCTTCCTCTTCCGCCCAACGCCCGACGCGGAACGGCTTGACGTCGGTCGTGGTTCTCACTTCGCCCCAGCTCGCGCCCATGAATCGATTGGCGTCCGCTTGTCCGGTTGGAAAAAACAGGGCTACGCCGCCCTCCTCGACGAAAGCACGAACGCGGTCCGCGGCCGCATCCACCGGCAGCGCGTCCTGCCAGATCAACAGGCTCTTGTCGGACCAGTTTGCGGTGTGGAGGCCCGCGGCGGAGACGGCTTCGGCCGGTTGTCGCGCGCCGTTGACGACGCTGCTGGCGGCGAAGCGAAAGAAACGCCCGCTTTGCGCGTCGGACGCGACCACCATCGCTCGGGATTCCGCTTCGGGGCCATAGACGAAATAAGCCGTGTTATCGAGGCGATTCGCGTCGGCGGGCAGCTCCAGCGAACCCCAGCCGGCGGGGTTTTTTGCGCCGAGCGGCGTTTTGTATCGCCAGCGGAAGGATTGGCTTTCCATCATGACTTCGGTCTGAGAGCGGGCGCCATCGAGCGTAATGTTCAGCGGGACAGACGCGGATTGATTCACGTTGCGCTGCAAGTCGGCCACCGTTTGAAGCTCGGCTTGTCCGAGACGTTGGCGCCGAGTGACCTCCTTCAAACTCACAGATGCGTTTGGCTCCGCCGTTCCGGCAATGGAGAGCAAGCGCACGCGAACCTTCTGCGGGAGCGAATGAAGCCGCTCCTGGATGTTCTTCCACCGCGGATCGTCCGCCTGCCAGTTGCTGCGTTGCAAGTCGGACGCAACCCAAATCTCGGCGGTGCCGGCGCGGTTTTCGATCAGCCAGTTGATCGCGGTTTGAAACATCGCCGGAATGTCCGCCGCCGTGTCGGTCGGCGTCGTCAGCGAAAGGCCGACGAGGCTTTGAGCGTTCGCGATCTCTTGCGGGCTGCGGAATGCGCTGTCGATCAGAACCAGGTGGCTGGTTTGATCGAATTCTTTCGCCATTTGGGAAATCAACTTTAAGGCTTGCTCGCGCAGGGAGGTCGGCGCGCCCGGGATTTGCGTTTCCATGCTGGCCGAGCGATCGAGCAGAATCAGAATCACGTCGGGCGCCGGGGAGAACATCCAGCCGAGCCAGCCGCCCGCCAGGGGCCGGCTGACAAAGAGAACCAGCGCGAGCACAGCCAGCACCCTAAAAAGCAGGATGAGGAATTGCCGGAGCTTCTGGTGACTGACCGAGCTGCGGGAAGCGGAGAGCAAAAACCGCATCGCCGCCCATTGCTGTGGCCGGTGCCTCAACCGGTTGATCAAATGGATCAGGATCGGAATCAGCACCAGGGGTAAACCCCAGAGGATGTAGGGTTGGAGGAAGGTCATGTTCTGCTGGCACTCCTACTCCTAATCTTACTCCTAATCCTGCTCGTAATCCTAATCTTAATCCTACTCACGCACCCAATGGACTTCGGAGAGAGGGCAGGATTAGAAGTAAGATTAAAACCAGATACGAACACTTCGACCTCCGTTCAGTTATCCCGCTGCCGAAAGCGCCGCTTGCTGCGCCCGTTCGACGAGGAAATCCGCGAGCACATTCCCGTAGTCCTGGTCGGTCAGCACCTGGCGATAGTCCGTTTTGAATTCGTGGCAACCGGCTTTCAAGCGCTCCAAGTAAAGGTGCAGTTGATGCAGGTATTCGATCCGGATCGACGCCGGCTCCGTCACGAGGCTGAACGAGCTTTCCAGATCCAGAAACCGCACCGGCCGCTCAAACTGAAAATCGAGTTCCATTCGGTCGAGGAGATGAAACACGACCAGGTCGTGCTTTTGAAAGCGCAGATGCTGAAAGCAACTGAGCAGCTCGTCCGGATCTGCAAAGAAATCCGAAAACACCATGATCAACGCCCGGCGTCGAACTTTCTCCGCGAGATCATGGAGCGCGGCGACCAGGCCCGTTTCGCCGCGCGGTTCCGCTTTGTCCAGCGTCTCGCAGATCAATTGCAGGTGCGCGGGATTGCGCTTGGGCGGAATGTCGAACACTTTCTTTTCGCTGACGCAAAGCAAACCGGCGGCGTCGCCCTGGTGGACGATCAAGTAGGCGAGTGTGGCGACGAGGCGTCTGGCGAGATCGAACTTTCGGGCGTGCTTCCCCATGAACTTCATGGACGCGCTGCAATCCAGAACGAGGTAGCCACGCAAATTCGTCTCCGCCTCGTATTCCTTCATGTAGTAGCGGTCGGTCCGGCCCAACACGCGCCAGTCCAGCCGGCGGATATCATCGCCCGGCACGTAATTGCGATACTCGGCGAACTCGACGCTCGAGCCGCGATGCGGGCTTTTGTGCTGGCCGGAGACGGTCCCCTCCATAGGAAAGCGCGACAACAGCGGCTGAGCCATGAGCCGCGCCAGGACATGTTGTTCGAGATAATTGGCGCCGTGTTCAGGCACGCTGCGCCTCCATTCGGTTCTCTTCCAACAGCCGATCCACGATGAAGGTGCTGGTGATGCCTTCGGACTGCGCCTGGAAGTTGGTCAGAATGCGGTGCGTGAGGACCGGTTGCGCCACGGCTTCGAGATCTTCCATGCGCACCAGATAACTTCCGTGCAAAATCGCGTGGGCCTTGGCGCCGCGAACCAAGTACTGCACGGCGCGCGGCCCCGCGCCCCACGTCACCCATTTGCGCAGCCATTCGGGCGCTTCTTCCGAACGCGGACGCGTCCGCCGGACCAGCGCCACGGCTGTGTCGTAAATGTGGTCGGGCACCGGGACGCGTTGCACCAAATCCTGGAAGCGCGTGACTTCCTCCCCGTTGATCAGCTTTTGCAGGGGAGCGGGCGGCGCGCCGGTGGTTTCACGCGCGATGCGCCGTTCCTCGTCATGACTCGGATAATCCACGTGGATGAAAAACATGAACCGATCCAACTGCGCTTCGGGCAACGGATACGTCCCTTCCTGTTCGATGGGATTCTGCGTGGCGAGAACGAAAAATGGCGTCGGCAACGAGAAGAAGCGCCCGGCCACGGTGACGCGATGTTCTTGCATCGCTTCGAGCAGCGCGGATTGCGTTTTGGGCGGCGTGCGGTTGATCTCGTCCGCGAGAATGATGTTCGCGAACACGGGGCCTTTGGTAAACACGAACTGGCGGCGGCCCGGCTGATCCGTGTCCTGCAAAATATCCGTGCCCGTGATGTCCGACGGCATGAGGTCGGGCGTGAATTGAATGCGGCTGAATTGCAGGGACATCACCTGGGCGAGCGAATTGACGATCGTGGTCTTGGCCAGTCCGGGCACGCCCATCAGCAACGCATGCCCGCGCGCCAGGATGCAGATCAACATTTCCTCGATCACGTCGTCCTGGCCGATGATGATCTTGGCCAGTTCCGCGCGCATGCTTTCGTAAATGCGGCGAAGCTCGTCGGTCGCGGCGACGTCGCCGTCTTTGGTGGCCGCTGAAGGCAGAGGGACAATCTTCGCGGCTGCTGGGCCGGGCGCGTTCTTGCCGGCCGGTTTCGTAGGTTCACTCATAGTGTCGGGTTAGTGAACGGGACGCTGGCAAGGCTGGTCAACAATAGACTTTTGAATTCCGCAAGCGCGCTCCCAGTCCGCAACGAATAGGCCGACGCGCTCGGCGGTTAACGTAGGGCAGGCTTCCAGCCGGCCTCCTCGGATGCGGTGCGTTTTCGTCCGCTCGCGCTGTGGCGCTCGCTGGGCAGGCAGGATGCCTGCCCTACGTTGCTGCCGGTCCATCCGGGTCCATCCGAGGTTAGAGTCTGTTTTCTGCTGCATAGAGATGGCTCACGTGTTACAGAGAACGTGATCCCAAATGGACGCTGAATGAACCACGGCAGTTCCAAGTTTGGCCTGGCGCGGCTGCTGCGCGCGGCCCTCGGGTTTTTCTGCGGCCTCGTTGCAAGTGCTGACTTGACCGTATCTGCAGGATCGTCCAGCGCGGACAGGACTTCGGAGCCACGCTCGCGCAACCAGTCGTGGGCGCTGCGCAAGCTGACCGACCCGCAGCCTCCAGCCGTGGTCCGAAGCGATTGGCCGATCAATGCCCTCGACCGCTTCGTTTTGCCCCGGCATGAAGCCGAAGGTTTGGCGCCATCCGCGCGCGCCGATCGGAGGACCTTGCTCCGCCGCGTGACGTTTGACCTGATCGGCCTTCCGCCCACGCCGGAGGAACTTCAAGATTTTCTGAATGACGATTCGCCGCGCGCTTACGAGAAAGTCGTGGACCGCCTTCTGGTTTCGCCTCATTTCGGCGAGCGCTGGGCGCGGCATTGGCTGGACGTGGTTCGCTTTGCGGAAAGCGATGGATTCGAGCGGAATACGCTGCGGCCCCACGCCTGGCCGTATCGGGATTGGGTCATTCAAGCGTTCAATGACGACTTGCCTTACCCGGAATTCGTGCGGCTGCAATTGGCTGGCGACGTTCTCAAACCGGACGATCCCGGAGCCGTGGTTGCCACTGGTTACCTTGTCACTGGTCCATACGATCTATCGGGCACGACCGCCGGCACCGAGGCGATGCGGGCCGCAACGCGGCAGGATCAGTTGGAAGACCTCGTCGGCAGCCTCGGCCAAACGTTCCTCGGCCTGACGATTGAATGCGCGCGCTGTCACGACCACAAGTACGATCCCGTGCCGCAAAGGGAGTATTACCAGATTGCGGCGGCCCTGGGCGGCGTCTGGCCGGGCGCGCGTGAATTCCTTTCCGAGAAGGCTCGGAATGAAGCGCAGCAAAAGCATCGAGAACTGGCCGCGGAAATCGAAAAAGTTCGCCCGCGTGTATCCGCAATCGAAGGGGTCCACCGAAGGCAAGTCGAAGCGGATCTTCGGGCCGAGGCTGTCAAATCCGCCGCAGCTTCCGAAGCCAAGGCCAGCCATGCTTTGGAAGACGCTGCGGTCAAACTTGTCGAGACTAAGAAGAAGGCGGAAGCCGCGAACGACTCCGACCAGGCCAAACTGGCGAAGGAACTGGAGAAGGCGAGGGAGAATCTGGCCAGCAAAGGAAGGGAATGGGAGAACACCAAGTCCGCGGTCGCAAAAGCTCGCGAATCCAAACCGCACGCGCCTTACGGCATGATCCTCGACCGGTTGCCGGAAGAACGGCGTTCGGAATATCGGCGGCTGGTTTTTGAGGTGTCCCACCTGGAGATGCGCCAGCGGTGGCTGGAGAGCGGATCGGTGAACGCGATTGTTCCGAAGCAGCCGCAGCTCTTTCGCATGCTGAATCGCGGTGACTTTCGAAGCCCTGGCGAAGTCGTCGGCCCGGGGGGCATTTCGGCGGTGGAAGGTCTGCCCGCGGATTTCGGCCTGCCGCCGGATGCGCCGGAAGCGCAACGCCGCGTCAGGCTGGCCGAGTGGATCACCGATCCGAAGAATCCGCTGCTGGCTCGCGTGGTGGTCAATCGCCTGTGGCATTATCATTTCGGCACCGGCCTGGTCGAAACTCCGAACGACCTGGGCGCGAACGGAGCGCGGCCTTCGCATCCGGAGTTGCTCGACTGGCTGGCGGGCGAGTTGATCCGCGAGCGTTGGAGCCTGAAAAAACTGCACCGCCTCGTCGTCACTTCGGCCTGCTACCAGCAAGCATCGCGGTGGAACGCGGAAGCCTCTCGCTGGACTGCGCCGACCCGTCGATCTCGATTCCGCGTCGGACGGTGACAACAACGCCGTTGCAGGCGCTGGCGATGTTAAACAATGAATTCATGACGCGAGCGGCAGAGGCCTTCGCGCGGCGGCTCACCCGGGAGGCCGG
This genomic window from Verrucomicrobiota bacterium contains:
- a CDS encoding DUF58 domain-containing protein, which encodes MAQPLLSRFPMEGTVSGQHKSPHRGSSVEFAEYRNYVPGDDIRRLDWRVLGRTDRYYMKEYEAETNLRGYLVLDCSASMKFMGKHARKFDLARRLVATLAYLIVHQGDAAGLLCVSEKKVFDIPPKRNPAHLQLICETLDKAEPRGETGLVAALHDLAEKVRRRALIMVFSDFFADPDELLSCFQHLRFQKHDLVVFHLLDRMELDFQFERPVRFLDLESSFSLVTEPASIRIEYLHQLHLYLERLKAGCHEFKTDYRQVLTDQDYGNVLADFLVERAQQAALSAAG
- a CDS encoding MoxR family ATPase, which gives rise to MSEPTKPAGKNAPGPAAAKIVPLPSAATKDGDVAATDELRRIYESMRAELAKIIIGQDDVIEEMLICILARGHALLMGVPGLAKTTIVNSLAQVMSLQFSRIQFTPDLMPSDITGTDILQDTDQPGRRQFVFTKGPVFANIILADEINRTPPKTQSALLEAMQEHRVTVAGRFFSLPTPFFVLATQNPIEQEGTYPLPEAQLDRFMFFIHVDYPSHDEERRIARETTGAPPAPLQKLINGEEVTRFQDLVQRVPVPDHIYDTAVALVRRTRPRSEEAPEWLRKWVTWGAGPRAVQYLVRGAKAHAILHGSYLVRMEDLEAVAQPVLTHRILTNFQAQSEGITSTFIVDRLLEENRMEAQRA
- a CDS encoding DUF1553 domain-containing protein yields the protein MEPEKTAPPRRHFGLLPASIAVERGSLSLDCADPSISIPRRTVTTTPLQALAMLNNEFMTRAAEAFARRLTREAGDDPIAQIRKSYKLALLRDTTEPELASARRFIAEQGLSDFCLVLFNSNEFVHVD
- a CDS encoding DUF1549 domain-containing protein is translated as MNHGSSKFGLARLLRAALGFFCGLVASADLTVSAGSSSADRTSEPRSRNQSWALRKLTDPQPPAVVRSDWPINALDRFVLPRHEAEGLAPSARADRRTLLRRVTFDLIGLPPTPEELQDFLNDDSPRAYEKVVDRLLVSPHFGERWARHWLDVVRFAESDGFERNTLRPHAWPYRDWVIQAFNDDLPYPEFVRLQLAGDVLKPDDPGAVVATGYLVTGPYDLSGTTAGTEAMRAATRQDQLEDLVGSLGQTFLGLTIECARCHDHKYDPVPQREYYQIAAALGGVWPGAREFLSEKARNEAQQKHRELAAEIEKVRPRVSAIEGVHRRQVEADLRAEAVKSAAASEAKASHALEDAAVKLVETKKKAEAANDSDQAKLAKELEKARENLASKGREWENTKSAVAKARESKPHAPYGMILDRLPEERRSEYRRLVFEVSHLEMRQRWLESGSVNAIVPKQPQLFRMLNRGDFRSPGEVVGPGGISAVEGLPADFGLPPDAPEAQRRVRLAEWITDPKNPLLARVVVNRLWHYHFGTGLVETPNDLGANGARPSHPELLDWLAGELIRERWSLKKLHRLVVTSACYQQASRWNAEASRWTAPTRRSRFRVGR